The Mycolicibacterium smegmatis genome has a window encoding:
- a CDS encoding universal stress protein: MVQSATEYGILVGVDSSAESDAAVRWAAREASLHDAPITLMHVIAPVVVSWPAGPYMATVLECQEENARHAIEQAQKVVADCLGETHGLTVQTEIRKESVARTLIDASKSAQMVVVGNRGMGALGRVLLGSTSTSLLHYASGPVVVVHGDDQAAHDSRLPVLLGIDGSPASEVATSHAFDEASRRGVDLVALHVWIDVGDIPPIGPTWEEQEETGRALLAERLAGWQERYPDVKVHRRVERAQPAYWLLEEAKQAQLVVVGSHGRGGFTGMLLGSVSSRVAQSATTPVMVVRPR; this comes from the coding sequence ATGGTCCAGAGCGCAACCGAGTACGGAATCCTCGTCGGTGTGGACAGCTCGGCGGAGTCGGACGCCGCGGTGCGGTGGGCCGCCCGTGAAGCGTCGCTGCACGATGCACCGATCACGCTGATGCACGTCATCGCACCTGTCGTCGTCAGCTGGCCGGCTGGCCCGTACATGGCCACGGTGCTCGAGTGTCAGGAGGAAAACGCCCGCCACGCGATCGAGCAGGCCCAGAAGGTGGTGGCCGACTGCCTGGGCGAGACGCACGGCCTGACGGTCCAGACCGAGATCCGCAAGGAGAGCGTGGCCAGAACCCTCATCGACGCGTCGAAATCCGCGCAGATGGTTGTCGTCGGTAACCGCGGGATGGGCGCGCTCGGGCGCGTGTTGCTCGGCTCGACCAGCACCTCGCTTCTCCATTACGCCAGCGGACCCGTGGTCGTCGTGCACGGCGACGACCAGGCCGCGCACGACAGCCGCCTGCCCGTGCTGCTCGGCATCGACGGCTCACCGGCATCCGAGGTGGCCACGTCCCACGCGTTCGACGAGGCATCGCGCCGCGGCGTCGACCTGGTGGCACTGCACGTCTGGATCGACGTCGGTGACATTCCTCCGATCGGACCCACGTGGGAGGAGCAGGAGGAGACCGGCCGTGCACTCCTGGCCGAACGCCTTGCCGGTTGGCAGGAACGCTATCCCGACGTCAAGGTCCACCGCCGCGTCGAGCGCGCCCAGCCAGCCTACTGGTTGCTCGAGGAGGCCAAACAGGCTCAGCTCGTCGTCGTCGGCAGCCACGGCCGCGGTGGCTTCACCGGGATGCTGCTGGGGTCGGTGAGCAGCCGCGTGGCGCAGTCCGCGACGACACCGGTCATGGTCGTGCGGCCGCGGTAG